The following are from one region of the Sorghum bicolor cultivar BTx623 chromosome 2, Sorghum_bicolor_NCBIv3, whole genome shotgun sequence genome:
- the LOC8078434 gene encoding chloroplast stem-loop binding protein of 41 kDa a, chloroplastic has product MDDPAILRPPLITPQSPHSSLSSPATASPPAMAALCAAGTSTATAFASGRLSATSTARARGASASTSLPSSSFVGAFPRAVAARRRRRPAPARAGVKVRAEAAKKQSVLIVNTNSGGHAVIGFYFAKELLAAGHAVTVLTVGDEGSDKMKKPPFSRFSELTSAGGKTVWGDPADVGAAVGGASFDVVLDNNGKDLDAVKPVADWAKSAGVGQFLFISSAGIYKPTEEPPHVEGDAVKESAGHVAVEKYIAEQFGSSWASFRPQYMIGSGNNKDCEEWFFDRIVRNRPVPIPGNGMQLTNIAHVRDLSRMLSLAVEKPGAASGKIFNCVSDRAVTLSGMAKLCAAAAGADAVEIVLYDPAAAGVDAKKAFPFRNMHFYAEPRAAKAALGWTSSTNLPEDLKERYAEYAASGRGEKPMNFDLDDKILAAVGKAAPASVAV; this is encoded by the exons ATGGATGATCCCGCAATCCTGCGTCCACCACTCATCACTCCCCAGTCCCCccactcctctctctcctcccccGCCACCGCCAGTCCGCCAGCGATGGCCGCCTTGTGCGCCGCCGGGACCTCCACGGCCACGGCCTTCGCGTCGGGCCGTCTCTCGGCCACTTCCACCGCGCGGGCGCGGGGGGCCTCCGCCTCGACGTCGCTGCCGTCGTCGTCCTTCGTCGGCGCGTTCCCGCGCGCGGTCGCcgcgaggaggaggcggcgcccGGCGCCGGCCCGGGCGGGCGTCAAGGTGCGCGCGGAGGCGGCCAAGAAGCAGAGCGTGCTGATCGTGAACACCAACAGCGGCGGGCACGCCGTCATCGGGTTCTACTTCGCCAAGGAGCTGCTCGCCGCGGGCCACGCCGTCACcgtgctcaccgtcggcgacgaGGGCTCCGACAAGATGAAGAAGCCCCCGTTCTCTCGCTTCTCG GAGCTGACGAGCGCCGGCGGGAAGACGGTGTGGGGTGACCCGGCGGACGTCGGCGCGGCCGTGGGAGGCGCGTCGTTCGATGTCGTCCTCGACAACAACGGCAAGGACCTCGACGCCGTCAA GCCGGTGGCGGACTGGGCGAAGTCGGCCGGCGTGGGGCAGTTCCTGTTCATCAGCAGCGCCGGCATCTACAAGCCGACGGAGGAGCCGCCGCACGTCGAGGGG GACGCCGTGAAGGAGAGCGCCGGCCACGTCGCCGTGGAGAAGTACATCGCGGAGCAGTTCGGCAGCAGCTGGGCGTCGTTCCGGCCGCAGTACATGATCGGCTCCGGCAACAACAAGGACTGCGAGGAGTGGTTCTTCGACA GGATCGTGCGGAACCGGCCGGTGCCGATCCCGGGGAACGGGATGCAGCTGACGAACATCGCGCACGTCCGGGACCTGTCGCGGATGCTGTCGCTGGCCGTGGAGAAGCCCGGCGCGGCGTCGGGCAAGATCTTCAACTGCGTCTCGGACCGCGCCGTGACGCTGAGCGGCATGGCGAAGCTGTGCGCGGCGGCCGCGGGCGCCGACGCCGTGGAGATCGTCCTCTacgaccccgccgccgccggcgtcgaCGCCAAGAAGGCCTTCCCGTTCCGCAACATG CATTTCTACGCGGAGCCCCGGGCGGCGAAGGCGGCGCTGGGGTGGACGAGCAGCACCAACCTGCCGGAGGACCTCAAGGAGCGGTACGCCGAGTACGCCGCCAGTGGCCGTGGGGAGAAGCCCATGAACTTCGACCTCGACGACAAGATCCTCGCCGCCGTCGGCAAGGCGGCGCCGGCGAGCGTCGCCGTATAA
- the LOC8069101 gene encoding nudix hydrolase 16, mitochondrial — protein sequence MCDLVARTGRHLQRYENGRRLVAGCIPFRYRDINDEASDDEQKKLVEVLMISSQSGPGLLFPKGGWENDETVEEAAAREAIEEAGVRGDLVQLLGFYDFKSKQPEAMCRAAIFALHVKEELASWPEQNTRQRSWLTVPEAAEQSRYPWMQEALVTGFSAWLENWRNGGGRVDRSER from the exons ATGTGCGATCTGGTGGCCCGCACGGGCCGGCACCTGCAGCGCTACGAGAACGGCCGTCGCCTTGTGGCCGG GTGCATACCATTCAgatatagagatattaatgatgAAGCTTCTGATGATGAACAAAAGAAACTTGTTGAAGTTCTCATGATCAGCTCCCAAAGTGGACCAGGTCTTCTATTTCCAAAG GGAGGCTGGGAGAATGATGAAACTGTTGAAGAGGCAGCTGCAAGGGAAGCTATCGAAGAAGCTGGAGTTCGAGGAGATTTAGTG CAACTGTTGGGCTTCTATGATTTCAAGAGCAAGCAACCCGAAGCTATGTGCAGAGCTGCAATCTTTGCCCTGCACGTGAAGGAAGAGCTAGCCTCCTGGCCAGAACAGAACACCCGGCAGAGGAGCTGGCTCACTGTTCCTGAGGCGGCAGAGCAGAGTCGTTACCCATGGATGCAGGAAGCCCTTGTGACAGGCTTCTCTGCCTGGCTtgagaactggagaaatggtGGTGGCCGTGTGGATCGAAGTGAAAGATGA
- the LOC8078435 gene encoding protein FAM133: MDLETENRLASLLLEEAQRLQLEANREVVHAYLRKPNVRHRPNSRFLTATVRGVQQANRVVEVDEMWRAREKELELESKMKGRSKDRDDFRGEKRKSDLRNHISSSRVEQEGTTYNNSYSDQEDGLRDDEIERFLHSSAKRGRGAVGSRMDEPGPYLDSLSRHQDNGPSADIRVEEKWERRVQGPEKPSLLGSKSLDGHCRKDTLDGRSSSSEPQTKKEKKNKSEKREKIEKKKEKDKKKSKHRRHHHHRSTRSE, from the exons ATGGATCTGGAGACAGAGAATCGTCTTGCTTCTTTACTACTTGAAGAGGCCCAGAGATTACAATTAGAGGCTAACAGGGAAGTTGTTCATGCATATCTGCGGAAACCTAATGTTAGGCATCGTCCAAACTCACGGTTCCTCACAGCCACAGTCCGTGGAGTTCAGCAAG CAAATCGTGTTGTGGAGGTTGATGAAATGTGGCGTGCCAGGGAAAAGGAACTAGAGTTGGAGTCAAAAATGAAAGGCAGAAGTAAAGATCGTGATGATTTTAGGGGTGAGAAGCGCAAAAGTGATTTGAGAAACCATATCTCCAGCTCAAGGGTTGAACAAGAAGGAACCACTTATAATAATTCCTACTCAGACCAGGAGGATGGTCTCAGGGATGATGAAATTGAAAGATTTCTTCATTCAAG CGCAAAGCGAGGACGTGGGGCCGTTGGTTCTAGGATGGATGAGCCTGGTCCATACCTCGATTCTTTGTCCCGCCATCAGGACAATGGACCTAGTGCTGACATACGCGTGGAAGAAAAATGGGAGCGCAGAGTACAAGGCCCAGAGAAGCCTTCACTTTTGGGATCTAAATCTCTTGATGGTCATTGTCGCAAGGACACTTTGGATGGTAGGTCATCAAGCTCTGAACCACAgaccaaaaaagaaaagaaaaataagtcTGAGAAAAGAGAGAAGATAGAGAAAAAGAAGGAAAAGGATAAGAAGAAATCCAAacaccgccgccaccaccatcaCAGAAGCACCAGAAGTGAATGA